In the Flavobacterium sp. 90 genome, GTTGGCATAATCGTTGGAATTATTCCCAAACGAAATTCTCCTCCAATAAAACCTTTTTGTTGTTCTACTATATCTTTGATTCTGTCTGCTTCATTGACAATGTTTTTTGCCTGATTAACAATTTTTTGGCCAATATCCGTAAGCTGAATAGGTTTTTTACTTCTGTCGAAGATCAAAATATTGAGTTCTTCTTCAATTTTTTGAATTTGCATACTTAAAGTAGGCTGGGTAACAAAACATTTCTCAGCAGCAAGCGTGAAGTTTTTATGTTCGGCCACGGCTAAGACATATTGTAATTGAGTTATAGTCATTTTGATAGTATTTTTTGATGCAAAAATAAGTAAATATAATTTTTTTTATCTTATTTTAAAAGAAGTTGTTTTAAATTTGTAGTAAACTTATTATAAAAAGAATGATTATGAAAACAAATATTTTAGGATTACCTGTAAAAGAGTCTGAATTGTTGGTAAAAGAACTAAATGTATTATTGTCAAACTTTCAGGTTTACTATCAAAATTTAAGAGGAATACATTGGAATATTCGTGGGAAACGTTTTTTTGATTTACATGTAAAGTTTGAAGAATTGTACACGGATGCACAATTAAAAATAGATATGATTGCCGAAAGAGTTTTGACAATTGGAGGAACTCCTTTACATACATTTGAAGATTATATTAAAAACAACAAATTAGCGGTTGGAAAAAATATTTCTAACGATGAAAAAGCGGTTCAGTTAATTGTTCATTCTTTGACTGATTTATTAAAAATTGAAAGAGAAATTCTAAAACAATCAGACGATATTAACGACGAAGGAACAAATTCTATGATGAGTGACTTCATTGCAGAGCAGGAAAAAACGATCTGGATGATGAATGCCTGGTTAGAAGAAGAGTTGTAATTAGTTGTTTCTGAATAAAATACAAACAGAATGTTGGCTTGCCTTCATTCTGTTTTTTTATGATTGTTAAATTTCTATAAAATTTTTGCCCGTCTCGCTTTGATTTTATCAGTTTAACACTATTTTTGCTCCAATGAAAAGAATCGCTCGCATATTATTATTCATATTTATTGCTTTCTTAGCAACGCCAACTATTGTGACGGTGCTTAAGAAAAGTAATGATACGTCTATGTTTTTCAGTTTTTCTGAAGAGGAGCATTCACATAAAGAACTTAAGGCTGCTGTTTATCCGGCAATACTTCAACATGAAGTTATTATGCCTGTTTATATTGAAAAAAAGACCATTGTGTCTGAAAATATTGTAAAACTAGACAATATTTCTCCGAGCATTTTTGCTCCACCTCCAAACTTGGCATAATACTTCCGATTATTTTGAACTGAACTGCATTTTGTAATAAATGTGGTCAATCTTTAATGAATAATTTTTTTAGTATTGTGTTATGACAAAAAAAATCAATCTTTTTGCCAACCTTAAATCTGATTTTGCTTCAGGTTTAGTGGTTTTCTTGGTGGCTCTTCCGTTGTGTTTAGGTATTGCAATGGCTTCTGGAGCGCCGTTATTTTCTGGAATTATCGCAGGTGTTATTGGTGGTATTGTGGTTGGTTATTTAAGCCAGTCACACATCAGTGTATCTGGACCAGCAGCTGGATTAACAGCTATTATTTTGACCGCTATTTCGGATCTTGGAGCTTTTGATGTGTTTTTATTGTCTGTTTTTATCGCAGGACTAATTCAATTAGCATTAGGGTTTTTAAGAGCTGGAAGTATCTCAAACTATTTTCCAACAAATGTAATAGAAGGAATGTTGGCCGGTATTGGTATCATCATTATCTTAAAACAATTGCCTCATGCTTTTGGTTATGATGCAGATTTTGAAGGAGATCAGGCATTTGTACAGAATGACGGAAGTAATTCATTTTCGTTTTTATTCGATGTTTTAAATCATATTCAATTAGGAGCAGTCGTTATATCATTGATTTCACTTGTAATTTTAATTTCATGGGAGAAAGTTCCATTTTTAAAGCGATTAAAATTAGTTCCGGGTGCATTAGTGGCCGTTATTGCCGGAGTACTTTTGAACGAATTTTTTGTTTCAACAGGAAGCTCATTGGCAATTGCAAAAGAACATTTGGTTTCCTTGCCAGTTCCAAAATCTTTTGACGAATTTAAATCTATTCTAATTACTCCAAACTTTACTGCTGTTACAAATCCACAGGTTTGGGTAGTTGCTATAACAATTGCCATTGTAGCTTCTATAGAAACATTACTTTGTATTGAAGCTTCTGATAGAATGGATGTTCAAAAACGTTATACTGACACAAATGTCGAACTTAGAGCTCAGGGAATTGGTAATATTGTGAGTTCACTTTTAGGTGGTTTACCAATGACATCTGTAGTTGTAAGATCATCTGCTAATAATAACGCTGGAGCCAGATCTAAAATGTCTGCTATTATTCACGGGGTGCTTTTGTTAATAAGTGTTTTGGCAATTCCGGCACTTTTAAACAAAATTCCATTGGCAACATTGGCGACTGTATTAATTTTAGTGGGATATAAATTAGCAAAACCAGCAACTTTCTTTCATTTCTGGGAAAAAGGAAAATACCAGTTTGTACCTTTTATTGCAACTTTAGTATTTGTTGTAGCGACAGATTTACTTAAAGGAGTTGCTTTAGGAATTATCATCAGTATCATTTTTGTATTAAGAGGAAACCTGAAAAGAGCTTATAGCTTCAAAAAAGAAGAGTATGAAGACGGAGACGTTATTCATATTGACTTGGCTCAGGAAGTTTCATTCTTAAACAAAGCGGCTATCAAATTGACATTGAATGAGATTCCTGAAAACTCAAAAGTAATCATCAATGCACATGATACAGAGTATATTGCGCACGATGTTTTGGATTTAATTCGCGAGTTTAAAGAAACGCGAGCTGTTGACCAAAACATTAAAGTGAAACTAAAAGGATTTAAAGAAGCCTACGAGCTTGAAAATTCACCGGACATTGGGAACCACGTGTCTATAGAACATTATTATGATGTTGCAAAAAGAGCTTTGGTTAAAAAAGAAACGGTAAAAGAAAACATTTAAACAAATTAATTTTAATTAAGGTATTTCTTGAGTGTGAGAAGTATTAAAAAATTAGATAACTTTACAGTAAGTTATTTTTGATATGTTTAAACATGTAGAAGTACCATTCAAAAAACAAAAAAATGAGAGAGTTTTATAAGCAGTTATTAGAAAACAACAAACAATGGGTTGAAAAATCATTAGCATTAGACCCAAATTATTTTGCAGATTTAGCTAAAGGTCAAACACCGCCATTATTATGGATTGGATGTTCTGACAGTCGTGTTCCTGCAAACGAAATTATTGGTGCTAAACCGGGTGAGGTTTTTGTACACCGTAATATTGCCAATATGGTCGTGCACTCTGATATGAATATGTTGAGTGTTCTGGATTATGCGGTAAATGTTCTAAAAGTAAAACACGTTATTGTTTGCGGACATTACGGTTGTGGTGGTGTAAAAGCTGCAATGGGTAATATGTCTGTTGGAATTATCGACAACTGGATTCGTCACATTAAAGATGAATACCGTTTGCACGATAAATACCTAAATTCTATTGAAGATGAAACGGAGCGTTTTAATGCTTTTGTTGAAATCAATGCCAAAGAGCAAGTTTACAACTTAGCAAAAACTTCGATTGTACAAGGAGCTTGGAAAAACGGTCAGGATTTAATGCTTCACGGATGGGTTTACGGATTAAATTCTGGTTTTGTTACCGATTTAAATGTAAACATTGCTTCGAATGCTGAATTAGACGAAGTTTACCAACTAAGTAATTTATAAGAAACAAAAAATCGCCTCAAAAGGGCGATTTTTTTTATTCGTTTTCGTCTAGATTTTCATTAAAAGCCGATGGTAACATTGTTGGAATAAACTTTATTAAAATCGGTAATAGTAAACTTCCGCCTGGAAGTAAAAATATCGTTAGTGACGGAATGGTTTTACAAATATCTAAAAGTTGTTTTTTTACCTTTTTCTTTTCCTTAGCATCCAAATCTCTGGTTGTAGAATAAGCCAACAGAATCATTAATTCTTTGCTTTGAACAATTTCCTTAACCAATCTGTTTTTGTTTCTTATAATCAGTTTTACAACGCTGTGCGTCATTTGATCATAAAAATGTTTTACCGGATTTGAATAATTAAAATACGGAATCTTCTTTTTATGCGTAGTAATAAAGTTATTGGTTGTCTCAACGCTTTTGGCTACAAATTCATCAGAAACCTGCATCATTGATCCTAACGAATACAAAAAGTAAGCTTCTTCATTTTCTACAACGCCATCGCTCCACAACGCCATTCCAGCCATATCAATCAAATAATATTGCTCAAGTTTATTATTGAAATAATCTAATTGTAGAGTTTCTAAAGTATCAACAGTAACTTTTGAAAACTTAGAATATCGTATCGAAGCTTCAAAAAGTTTGATTAGTAAATCATCATGTTGAGATTTTGCAGTTTTGGTTTTTAATGCCAAAGCTACAATACCAAGTACGGTTTCTTCAATACGTTTTAGGTATTTATCAGGAATTGATCCGTGTTCCAGATATTGTCTGAAAGCCAAAACATCAATAAACAAAAGTGCATTAGTAACTAAATGCGAAAAGTTTTTACTGATAATACTGTCATTCGTCTGAACGCGTTGATCTATTATATTCTCTAAAGATAGGGAAGGAGTGTCTTTTGGAAGTAAAATTTTGAAAATACTAAATCCTTCAGGATTCATTTCTTTGTAAAATTTTAAAACCTCCGTGATAAAATTATTAGGTTCAGAACTTCTTTTTTCGATACAAAAAACACCGTATAAAGTGTTTAATAAGGCGACTTTTGAAATCTCGGTTTTAAACCAGCCTTTTATTTCAATTGGAATTTGAGAATCTATAGAAATGATGTGACCGTAGATAAAACCAGTTTCTCTGACTTTATAGTAGAACGAATCTGTAGTTTCAAAAGGAATCGCTTCTGAAAACTTTTGTTCACTAAAAAACTTGTCTATCCAACCTGGAGCTGATGGGTTAATCATTAACTTTAATTTATAGCTGCAAAGCTATATCTTTTTCTCGTTTTGGGATTAATTTTAAATGAAATAACCACTACATTTTGTGAAAATATAGTGGTTATCGTGTTTTTTATTTGATGATTCCTGCACAAGCAACTCTTCCGCCGGCATTTCCGGTTGGTTGTGTGGTAAAATCGTCTGTTCCCTGATGTACAATTAAACCTTTTCCTAGGACATCTTTGGTTGCATCTCCACAACCAATACACCATTCGTCAGTAGTTAAAGTTATAGTTCCGTTTCCTTTTGCATCAGCAGTAAAGTTTCCTATATCACCTTTATGGTATTCAGCTGAGCCCCATTTCCCGTGTTTTTTGAAAGTAGGATTCCAGTGTCCGCCTGCAGAACTTCCGTCAGCAGCGCTACAATCTGATTTTTCGTGAATGTGAATCGCGTGAACTCCCGGTTGTAAACCAGCTACTTTTGCTGTAAAAGTTACTTTTCCGTTTTTCTCTGTAAAAGTTGCAGTTCCGCTAACGGTACTATTACTTTTTGGCTCTAATGCTACAGTTAAAGTTTTGGCATCAGCCGATTTTGTATTGGTTTTACAGCCAATTATTACGGCTGCAATTATTGCGAAACAAACAATTATTTTTTTCATATACGAGGCTTTTTGAATTAAAGATTAAGTAAATTTAACATAAAATTCCGACTTTGATTGAAGCCGAGAGTTAAATAAATCTAAAACTATAGATCACAATTTAATTATACTTTAAGCTAAAAACCCAAAATTATTGTGTAAATTCGTATGGCTTCGAATTTAAAAGCTTGAAAATTAGTGTTTATTGTTTTTTAATTTAATCTGTAGAATTATGATAAAAAATGTTTTAACGGTAGTTTTTTTAGGAGTTATTTTAATGTCTTGCAATGCTTCTAAAACTCAAAAAGAAGATTCGGTTTCTAAACTTGAAGGAACCTGGGAATTAAATTATATCAGTGGACCACGAATAGCTTTTGATGGTTTGTATCCTAATAAGAAGCCAACAATTAATTTTGATACCAAAGAAAATCGAGTTTCAGGAAACAGCAGTTGTAATAATTTTAATGGAAAACTAAGCGTAACCGGAAACAAAATTGATTTTACGCAACCAATGGCAATGACCAAAATGATGTGTATGGACGGACAAGGAGAACAGGTTTTTATGAGTACACTGCAAAAAATCACTTCGTATGATGTTACAGATAATGGTAAAACGCTGAATTTTATCTCAGGTGATATTGCAATGATGCGATTTACCAAAAAATAGAATCAGACTTTTCTAAACTTTATTAAATAAATGTCACATGAAAACTAGAATAACAGTATTGATGTTGTTTTGCTTTTTTAATATAGCTGTTTTTGCTCAGGAAAAGTCAAAGAAAGAATTGAAAGCAGAAAAGGAATTGCAAAAACAAAAAGCAATGGAAGATCTTATCAATTCTAAAGATTTTGCTTTTGAAGCTCAAAAAGCACAACCTTTGGGCGCAAGGCAGATTAACTTAGATTACAATACTTATTTTTTAAAATTTAATACCACCAAAACAACTTGCGATTTACCTTTTTTTGGCCGCGCCTTTAATGTGGCTTATGGAGGAGATGGCGGAATGAAGTTTGAAGGCGTGCCGGAAAATATTAAGATTGAAAAAAAGAAAAAAGGCTACAACATCACAGCGACTGTAAAAGGTCAGGATGATGTTTATAGTTTGTATTTTTCTGTTTTTCCTGACGGAGGAGCAACGCTTTCTGTTAATTGTAATAATAAAGCTGCTATTTCTTATCAGGGAGTTGTTGCAGCTCCTAAAAAAGACGAAAGCAAGAAATAGAATACGAATCATTGTGTCCCGAATTTCTATCGTTTATGCCGAAAAAGACCCTTTTTATTTTGCCTCAGAAACATTATTTGATGGCAGTGATTTTATTAGTTACAGTTTCAGGTTATAGTCAGGATTTAGAGCCCAGAGTTTATGCAAATGTTGCTAAAAACCTGAATGTAATTGCTGTTGGCTATGTTTTTATGGACGGAAATGTGCTAACAGATCCTTCTTTACCCATAAAAGATTTTACGATTCAGAGTCATAATGTAGCTGCAAATTATATTAGAACTTTTGGCTTGTATAATAAACTGGCGCGTGTACAGGTTTCGCTTCCCTATTCTTTTATGGATGGATCTTTAACAGGTACAAACGGAAATGTTTTAACAGGTTCAAGAACTGGTTTTGCCGACATGAAAGTGCGATTTGGAATCAACTTGTTAGGTTCTCCTGCGCTTGATAAATCTGAGTTTAGAAGCTTTGAACAAAAAACAATTTTGGGAGTTAGTTTGGTTACCTCCATTCCAACCGGTAAATATTACGATGATAAACAGGTGAATATAGGCACAAACCGTTGGGGATTTAAACCTGAAATTGGAGTTTCAAAACGTTTCGCTCATGTCTACGCCGAAGCTTATGGCGGGATTTGGTTTTATACCAATAATAA is a window encoding:
- a CDS encoding Dps family protein codes for the protein MKTNILGLPVKESELLVKELNVLLSNFQVYYQNLRGIHWNIRGKRFFDLHVKFEELYTDAQLKIDMIAERVLTIGGTPLHTFEDYIKNNKLAVGKNISNDEKAVQLIVHSLTDLLKIEREILKQSDDINDEGTNSMMSDFIAEQEKTIWMMNAWLEEEL
- a CDS encoding SulP family inorganic anion transporter, coding for MTKKINLFANLKSDFASGLVVFLVALPLCLGIAMASGAPLFSGIIAGVIGGIVVGYLSQSHISVSGPAAGLTAIILTAISDLGAFDVFLLSVFIAGLIQLALGFLRAGSISNYFPTNVIEGMLAGIGIIIILKQLPHAFGYDADFEGDQAFVQNDGSNSFSFLFDVLNHIQLGAVVISLISLVILISWEKVPFLKRLKLVPGALVAVIAGVLLNEFFVSTGSSLAIAKEHLVSLPVPKSFDEFKSILITPNFTAVTNPQVWVVAITIAIVASIETLLCIEASDRMDVQKRYTDTNVELRAQGIGNIVSSLLGGLPMTSVVVRSSANNNAGARSKMSAIIHGVLLLISVLAIPALLNKIPLATLATVLILVGYKLAKPATFFHFWEKGKYQFVPFIATLVFVVATDLLKGVALGIIISIIFVLRGNLKRAYSFKKEEYEDGDVIHIDLAQEVSFLNKAAIKLTLNEIPENSKVIINAHDTEYIAHDVLDLIREFKETRAVDQNIKVKLKGFKEAYELENSPDIGNHVSIEHYYDVAKRALVKKETVKENI
- the can gene encoding carbonate dehydratase, with the protein product MREFYKQLLENNKQWVEKSLALDPNYFADLAKGQTPPLLWIGCSDSRVPANEIIGAKPGEVFVHRNIANMVVHSDMNMLSVLDYAVNVLKVKHVIVCGHYGCGGVKAAMGNMSVGIIDNWIRHIKDEYRLHDKYLNSIEDETERFNAFVEINAKEQVYNLAKTSIVQGAWKNGQDLMLHGWVYGLNSGFVTDLNVNIASNAELDEVYQLSNL
- a CDS encoding LETM1-related biofilm-associated protein gives rise to the protein MINPSAPGWIDKFFSEQKFSEAIPFETTDSFYYKVRETGFIYGHIISIDSQIPIEIKGWFKTEISKVALLNTLYGVFCIEKRSSEPNNFITEVLKFYKEMNPEGFSIFKILLPKDTPSLSLENIIDQRVQTNDSIISKNFSHLVTNALLFIDVLAFRQYLEHGSIPDKYLKRIEETVLGIVALALKTKTAKSQHDDLLIKLFEASIRYSKFSKVTVDTLETLQLDYFNNKLEQYYLIDMAGMALWSDGVVENEEAYFLYSLGSMMQVSDEFVAKSVETTNNFITTHKKKIPYFNYSNPVKHFYDQMTHSVVKLIIRNKNRLVKEIVQSKELMILLAYSTTRDLDAKEKKKVKKQLLDICKTIPSLTIFLLPGGSLLLPILIKFIPTMLPSAFNENLDENE
- a CDS encoding superoxide dismutase family protein, producing MKKIIVCFAIIAAVIIGCKTNTKSADAKTLTVALEPKSNSTVSGTATFTEKNGKVTFTAKVAGLQPGVHAIHIHEKSDCSAADGSSAGGHWNPTFKKHGKWGSAEYHKGDIGNFTADAKGNGTITLTTDEWCIGCGDATKDVLGKGLIVHQGTDDFTTQPTGNAGGRVACAGIIK
- a CDS encoding META domain-containing protein, whose translation is MIKNVLTVVFLGVILMSCNASKTQKEDSVSKLEGTWELNYISGPRIAFDGLYPNKKPTINFDTKENRVSGNSSCNNFNGKLSVTGNKIDFTQPMAMTKMMCMDGQGEQVFMSTLQKITSYDVTDNGKTLNFISGDIAMMRFTKK
- a CDS encoding DUF4251 domain-containing protein — protein: MKTRITVLMLFCFFNIAVFAQEKSKKELKAEKELQKQKAMEDLINSKDFAFEAQKAQPLGARQINLDYNTYFLKFNTTKTTCDLPFFGRAFNVAYGGDGGMKFEGVPENIKIEKKKKGYNITATVKGQDDVYSLYFSVFPDGGATLSVNCNNKAAISYQGVVAAPKKDESKK
- a CDS encoding transporter produces the protein MAVILLVTVSGYSQDLEPRVYANVAKNLNVIAVGYVFMDGNVLTDPSLPIKDFTIQSHNVAANYIRTFGLYNKLARVQVSLPYSFMDGSLTGTNGNVLTGSRTGFADMKVRFGINLLGSPALDKSEFRSFEQKTILGVSLVTSIPTGKYYDDKQVNIGTNRWGFKPEIGVSKRFAHVYAEAYGGIWFYTNNNDYLNGKKLEQKATYSLQAHASYYFKNNMWIGFNTNWFFGGKTVIDGVSDDSQIDNWRVGGTFSTPVAKGQSVKFQYHVGAYTNNGLNYYALSVAYQYSFF